The following are encoded together in the Schistocerca americana isolate TAMUIC-IGC-003095 chromosome 6, iqSchAmer2.1, whole genome shotgun sequence genome:
- the LOC124620151 gene encoding uncharacterized protein LOC124620151 translates to MDRNCEDVEEGAAESLIGAAKIEQGREELVEGAAESLIGAEKTDQAREDPEEGGADSIVENDRMDQPHAVVEEEAAEVAEKMGQACEKLGEGAADTGDIMEYAHGELEEGAAETLMDAPRVEQDYEEVEGEAAESLSSHPSGANSTQ, encoded by the coding sequence ATGGATCGAAACTGTGAAGATGTGGAGGAGGGAGCAGCTGAGAGTCTCATCGGTGCGGCCAAGATCGAACAAGGGCGTGAAGAGTTAGTGGAGGGAGCAGCTGAGAGTCTCATTGGAGCTGAGAAGACGGATCAAGCCCGTGAGGATCCGGAGGAGGGTGGAGCTGACAGTATCGTAGAAAATGACAGGATGGACCAACCCCACGCAGTTGTGGAAGAGGAAGCAGCTGAAGTTGCTGAGAAGATGGGCCAAGCATGTGAAAAATTGGGAGAGGGTGCAGCTGACACAGGTGACATAATGGAATATGCCCATGGAGAATTAGAGGAGGGGGCAGCCGAAACTCTAATGGATGCTCCCAGGGTGGAGCAAGATTATGAAGAAGTGGAAGGGGAGGCAGCTGAGAGTCTCAGCAGCCATCCTTCGGGTGCCAACTCTACCCAATGA